The sequence CTCGAACGCAGCGGGATCGACACCGGGGTGGATCTCGACGCTCTGGTGGACACCACCGCCTGGATGGCGTCGCAGCTGCGTCGTCCACCAGCGTCGCGGGCCGCCCAGGCCATCCTGGCCCAACGCCGTCTGGCCGCAGCCAAGCACCCGTAGCCTGCGCGCGGGACGCACCCCGACGAGGAGCGAGACGTGGGCAGCCACATCCTGGCGATCGACCAGGGCACAACGGGTACCAAGGCACTGGTGGTCACCCCAGACGCGGACGTGGCCGGCCAGGCGTACTCGGAGTTCCAGCAGCACTACCCCAGGCCCGGCTGGGTCGAGCACGATCCGGAAGAGATCTGGGACGTCAGCCGCCGGGTCGCCGAGCAGGCGGTCGACGCCGCCGGGCTCGACGCCGCGGACGTCGCCGCCATCGGGATCACCAACCAGCGCGAGACGACCGTCCTGTGGGACCGTGCCACGGGTCAGCCGGTCCACAACGCGATCGTGTGGCAAGACCGCCGCACCGCGGGGCTGTGCGACCGGTTGAAGGCCGAGGGGCTGCAGGACCCGGTCCGCCACCGCACCGGCCTGGTCATCGACGCCTACTTCTCGGGGACCAAGGTCGCGTGGCTGCTCGAGCACGTGGAGGGCTTGCGGGAACGAGCGGAGGCCGGTGAGGTCTGCTTCGGCACGATCGATTCGTGGCTGGTGTGGAAGCTCAGCGGCGGCCGCAGCCACGTCACTGACTACACCAACGCCTCGCGGACGCTGCTGTACGACATCTACCAGCGGCACTGGGACGGCGAACTCCTCGAACACCTCGCGATCCCCCACGCGGTCCTGCCTGAGGTCGTGGCCAGTTCGGGGCAGCTGGCGGAGACCGCCAACGGGGCGCTGCTCACCGACGGGATCCCGGTCGCGGGGATCGCCGGGGATCAGCAAGCTGCGCTGTTCGCGCAGGCCTGCTACGAGCAGGGCCTGGCCAAGAACACCTACGGGACCGGTTCGTTCGTCCTGATGAATCAGGGAACCGAGGTGGAACGGGTCACGCGTGGGCCGCTGGCCACGATCGCGTGGGGCATCGGCGACGAACCGGTCGAGTACGCGCTGGAGGGTGCGATCTTCGTCACGGGCTCGGCGGTGCAGTGGCTGCGTGACGAGTTGCGCATCATCGACGACGCCGGCGAGACCGAGGAGCTCGCGGCCAGCGTCGACAGCAACGACGACGTGTACCTCGTGCCGGCACTCACCGGGCTCGGCGCCCCACACTGGGACCCCTACGCCCGCGGAACGGTGGTGGGCCTGACACGCGGCACGAGCCGGGCGCACCTGGTCCGCGCCACGCTGGAGAGCATCGCCTACCAGACGCGCGACGTGGTGGTGTCCATGACGCAAGAGACCGGGATCGCCCTGGAGGAGCTCCGCGCCGACGGCGGCGCGGTGGCCAACCGGTGGTTGATGCAGTTCCAAGCCGACATCCTCGGTGTGCCGGTGGTGATCCCTCGGATCACCGAGACGACCGCGTTGGGCTCGGCCTACCTGGCCGGGCTGGCGACCGGGGTGTGGTCGGGGAAGGACGAGCTGGCGGAGCGTTGGACGGTGGAGACCCGGTACGAGCCCGCCATGGGCGCCGACCAGCGTGAGGCCCTGCACGCCCGCTGGCAGCAGGCCGTCGACCGCGCTCGCGACTGGGCCCGCGCGGAGTGACGTCAGCGGCGACGTGACGCGACGTCGGCCAGCACCTCACGGGAGACGTCGAGGAACACGTCGAGTTCGTGTGGCGTGCCGACGGTGACGCGGATGTGGTGGTCGAGGCGGTAGGGCGCCAGCGTCCGGACCCCGACACCGTGGTCGGCGTACGCCGCGACCACCGGCCCGGCCGGCTCGCCGAGGTCGACCAGGACGAAGTTGCCCAGCCCGTCGACGAACGGGATCTCGAGCTCCGTCAACCCCGCGGCGAGGCGCCGCCGCCCCGCGACGGTGCCGGCGACGGTGCGCTGCACGTGTCCGTCGTCGCCGAGCGCCGCGACGGCTGCCGCCTGCGCCAGCGCGTTGACGTTGAACCTGACCCGTGCGGTGTCCACCGCGGCGACCAGGTCGCGGGAGCCGAGGAGGTAGCCGACCCGCAAGCCTGCGAGCGCGTACGCCTTGGAGAAGGTGCGCAGTGTGACCAGGCGGGGATGGTCGACGTCGAGGTCAGCGACGGGGACGTACCCGCGGTCGTCGCGCGCGAACTGATGGTAGGCCTCGTCGACCACGACGGTGACGTCGGCCGGGACGGCGTCGATCACCGCGCGGAGCTGGTCGCCGTCCAGGTGGGCACCGGTCGGGTTGGCGGGGTTGTCGATCGTGACGATCCGCGTGTCGGGGCGGAGACGGTCGATGAGCGCGTCGGGCGTCCGGGCGAAGCCGTCACCCAGAGGGGCCTCGTCGAACCGGGCGCCGGCGACCTGCGCACC is a genomic window of Actinomycetota bacterium containing:
- the glpK gene encoding glycerol kinase GlpK codes for the protein MGSHILAIDQGTTGTKALVVTPDADVAGQAYSEFQQHYPRPGWVEHDPEEIWDVSRRVAEQAVDAAGLDAADVAAIGITNQRETTVLWDRATGQPVHNAIVWQDRRTAGLCDRLKAEGLQDPVRHRTGLVIDAYFSGTKVAWLLEHVEGLRERAEAGEVCFGTIDSWLVWKLSGGRSHVTDYTNASRTLLYDIYQRHWDGELLEHLAIPHAVLPEVVASSGQLAETANGALLTDGIPVAGIAGDQQAALFAQACYEQGLAKNTYGTGSFVLMNQGTEVERVTRGPLATIAWGIGDEPVEYALEGAIFVTGSAVQWLRDELRIIDDAGETEELAASVDSNDDVYLVPALTGLGAPHWDPYARGTVVGLTRGTSRAHLVRATLESIAYQTRDVVVSMTQETGIALEELRADGGAVANRWLMQFQADILGVPVVIPRITETTALGSAYLAGLATGVWSGKDELAERWTVETRYEPAMGADQREALHARWQQAVDRARDWARAE
- a CDS encoding aminotransferase class I/II-fold pyridoxal phosphate-dependent enzyme, whose product is MSSNESPFGPSPAVVDVLTAHAGDANRYPDDQSAELRAVIARHEGLGVEQVAVGNGSAALLMDLIAHEARRTDRGSNAGSVLAYDRAFIVYRLGAQVAGARFDEAPLGDGFARTPDALIDRLRPDTRIVTIDNPANPTGAHLDGDQLRAVIDAVPADVTVVVDEAYHQFARDDRGYVPVADLDVDHPRLVTLRTFSKAYALAGLRVGYLLGSRDLVAAVDTARVRFNVNALAQAAAVAALGDDGHVQRTVAGTVAGRRRLAAGLTELEIPFVDGLGNFVLVDLGEPAGPVVAAYADHGVGVRTLAPYRLDHHIRVTVGTPHELDVFLDVSREVLADVASRRR